GAATAAGACCACTTTTGGCCAAGGTGAGTTCTAAGGGagagttggcagtgaatgattgtTTCAGTGTTTTCCCAGTATAAATGGATTGGGTATCTATTTCAGTCGATAGCGACAGCTAAGTTTAAATGTACTATTACCATACAGAAGAATCcttatagcaaaaaaaaatggggaaaaatgtggcatttaaaatgcatttcacCATTTCATCCTACCAGCTGCGCCCGGGGGCTTCAGTGGCACCACAGGGGGGCTTTTCAGCCAACCCAACCAGCAGCAAGCCGGCAGCCTCTTCAAGCCGTTTGGCCAGACCACCACAGCGCCAAGCAGCGGTTTCTCCTTTGGTAATACCAACACTATGGGGCAAGCAAGTACCAGCACCATGGTGAGAGCttcacatttcaaaatatttgtgtAATTTCCAAGTGACCGTCCGAGCATTATCGACtacttatggcgttccagggtCTTTTTGGCAACACGGCAGCGTCTCAGTCGGGCAGTTTGTTCGGCACGGCTCAGGCGAGCACCGCCACTGGCTTCGGTGCAGCAGGCGGTCTCTTTGGCCAAGCTGCCACCGGTTTTGGCACCGTGGGCACTCAGGTATGCGTGCTAAGCGGAAAGGGCGTCAAACGAAACGGTCTGATGTGTCTTGTCGTCGCATCTTCCAGCCCAGCATATTTGGAAATAAAGCCAGCGGCTTCGGTGCCACCACGACCAGTGCCCCGTCTTTTGGCACTGGGAGCGGAATCTTTGGCAATAAGCCTGCGCTAACATTGGGAACCGCAGCGAACCCATCCACATTTGGTGGTAAGAACCATCTTTGGTTGCTCTTGAACGTGCTTAAACAAATGCTTGAATTTTGCTATGAAAAAGCTTGGCAAACCCTGTACAATGTGCAacagttaatttttttgtactgGTCTTCTTTGTAGCCTTTGGAACAAACACAGCAGGAGGAAATCTATTTGGCAACAAATCTGCCACTGGAGGGCTTGGCACAGGACTGGGAACCGCCTTTGGTGCAGGTATTAGTATTTGTTTGTCCTGTCTTATACTGCAATAGTTTGATTCTCAGTGATTAGCTATACCAGCATTCTGGAGCATTTTTCATCGATAGAGCCCAAAAAATGCACTCATTTATATTGTGATTCCACGATAGCCATATCATGTGGGCATATTTATCTGAGTCTGTTTTGtgaggatgtttttttaatggatgcATCACATGATAAAACAAAGGGGGCGTGGGTTATTACACCATACCCTTAGGGGGGAACAAACATTAAAGCCTAACATTGTTACTTGGTATTTTATATTCGTTTCTCATGCACCTATCTTAAGAGTCATAGGTTCCAGACCTAAGCTATAGTGTGCTAACATTAGACAGGACATATTATCGATTCAGATAAATATAATTGACATATGGGGAAAATTTGAAAGGttgatgtttgtttgtttatcagTTTCTTTGTTAAACTACATGtctgcaaaatgacatttttcctgtgtaaaatgttttattttattcacaatTCAATGTCACTATTTTGACTCTGTCTATATTTGTTAATCAGAACAGATGGGTATTTGATTTGTATTTAACATATAATCCAACTTCTTTTGTTGAGCAATGGGCACTGGTACCACATCCTTGTTTGGGAATAACCAGACCAAATTGGGCTCCACGCTGGGAACGATAGGGACGTTCGGTGCAACTGGCTTCAACAGCGGCACCAGCGCGCTCGGCTTCGGAGCACCGCAGCAACATGTTGGTCAGTATCGGGATTTTGGTTTCTTAATTGGTTTAATATTCAACGAGCGCAGTTAGTGAAGTCAATCGTAAAGTcaccttttatttaatttttcagcTTTGACCGATCCCAACGTGGCCGCAGCCCAGCAGGCCATGTTGCAGCAACAATTTAGCGTGCTGGCATACTCGCCATATGGAGACTCGCCGCTTTTCAGGAACCCTTTGTCTGACCCTAAAAAGAAGGAGGAGGCAAGTGTTCATTCCTTAATTTAGCGGCAGGCCATTGTGGTTGTAATTCTGATTTCAAGTTCAAAACACTCATACCGTCTGTCTTTGTCCAACCACAGCGTCTGAAACCAACCAACCCAACGGCCCAGAAAGCTCTGACCACCCCTACACACTACAAACTGACACCCAGACCAGCGACCAGGGTGCGACCCAAAGCGCTGACCTCATCGGGCGGCTCAAAGTCACAGCTATTTGACGGCCTGGATGATGACGAGCCCTCGCTCATTAACGGGGCCTTCATTCCGAGGTGAACGCCGTCATGCTAGCAATGAGGTAAAGTGTTGAATCTGAGCTCACTGAAGTTTGTGTCCACAGAAAGAGCATCAAAAAACTGGTGTTGAAGAACTTGAACAGCAGTCAGTACAACAGCCCCATAAACAAAGACTCCGATGATCTCGCCCTGCCGTCGGCATACCTTCAAAATGGGCACAGGTATCCAATCTGCTCACATGATTGCCaagaacaatactgttaaataggcggatgccaccttagtttacaaaatcttccaacacaaagctcttcctccactgcaagattttgtaaaaaaaaaaaaattctgacacattaacaagggctggctctagaggtgactgtgtagttcccttcaaaaagagtgctttcagtcaaagcaccttctctgttcgTGCCGCACAtatctggaactcaataccaattgaCATACGTGAAAtctgtctctgaacctcttcgccaatcatcttaaaccctggctattagacgaacaaaattgcgatcacaatgctgtttaaaactgtgctacgtgtgtgtgtgtgtatatgtgtcatagtttatcttcaacctacgcaagggactaaagatggaaattagccctcggctacaatcttacaaatttacatatttacatgtatatgttcattaacacgaATATAAATAGGTTCATTCATATGTGCTGTACCtttattaaatcaatcaaactcAATTTATTACTAATTAAAATCcatcaaaaaatgttgattattGGTTTCCAAAGTAAAAGCAGATGTTTTGTATTCATTGTTCTCAGGAAAAGTGAATGAGTTTTAAAGTCACGCATGCTTTTACGCAGGCAAGCGGAGGAGGATGATCCGAGTATGGCGCTGGGCCAGAGCGGCGGACAGGTCGACGCCGACCTTGAGATCACACATTTCTACGTCAACCCCATTGCCAAGCCCATACCGCAAGGTCGCGGACATTCCAACCTGCAAGACACTATATGTGAGCTCAACGTTCACAAAGCTCCCAGAAATGGCCTGGAGGTTAGAATCCAAGCTTTTACTTGCTTTGATTGTTGTCATTGGagagttttgtattttttaatgcgAGATTTTCATTACTGGCCGGTAGTTGAGCAATGAGGAAATGTCAGCATCCTTTGGCGAGGAGTCTCTGCAGGAAGAGCGGGACGAGGGTCTGCAGGATTCTAACCAGCCTCCTCACCCAGCAGGTGTGACAGCTTGCGCGCCCTTGTCTTTGATTCTCAATTGACCGGGTGGGTCCCTTCCTGTTTTTAGGCATCGTTCTGAGACGTGTGGGTTATTACACCATACCCTCCATTGAAGAGCTGGCCGACATGGTGGATGACGGCGGCGAGTGTGTGGTTGACAACTTCACCATCGGCAGGAAAGGTACAGGCGCCTGGTTATAGGAGCATCTTTGACATTTTCACCACGTGCGCAGTTGGTGGAGTGGCAAGAAGTCACAAACGTGATGGCAGGCAATGACATATAACATTTTAATGCCTAATGACCTCAGGAAGTTTAgagaaaagtttaaaatatgTATGAATGACAATATCAAAGTTATTAAAATCTAGAAGTCCAAAGTCAGGTTctgaaagtaccgtattttcacacataaGGCGCACTTATAAGTATAagattttctctaaaatggacgcTTTGTTTGCACAAAATTCCCAAATTGTTATGACCCCGACCGAAGATTATCTGCCTAAAATATCTTGAGTGCCATTAGGACCGTGCGCTCAAAGCTGCGATTCCATTGGCCACCACAGGTTACGGCTCAATTTTCTTCCCTGGCTCGGTGAATGTGACCGGACTGGACCTGGACGAGATCGTTCACTTCAGACGCAAAGAAGTCATCGTGTACCCGGATGATAAGAAGAAGCCGTCCGAGGGCGAGGGTCTGAACAGGTGAGCATCCAATGGCGCGCTAGTATTTGTCGCCTTGCTTCTCTGACACGCGATGTGTGCAGGCGGGCCGAGGTGACTCTCGATGGCGTTTGGCCAAACGACAAAACGAGCTGCACGCAAATCCGTAGCCCCGAACGGCTCACGGATATGAACTACGAAGGCCGCCTGGAGAAAGCGGCTCGTAAACAAGGAGCACGATTCCTCGAGTACAGACCGGAGACGGGCTCCTGGGTTTTTGAGGTGGGTGCACTCGTGAAAGTAATTGTGCATGTTTACTAAAGCAAAGTGGCTTTCTACGCCAGGTTTCACATTTCTCCAAGTATGGCCTGAAAGACTCCGACGAAGACGAGGACGTTCCGCTCAAGACCGACCCCAAAAAGCTGAAGACGACGATGCCGCTTCCCGCCTCCAGGCTGCCGCAGCCTCCTCCCCCATCCCAGCAGCACGTGGCGCCGCTGTCCCAGGTAGAGACATCGACATCATTGTAAGATTTTCGGACAAATGCCAAATTTGCTGCAATCTTCCTGTCTCGTCAGAGTGCGCCACTCATGGATCCAACCGGCGCCGTCACCGAGTTGGACAGCGACATGGCCGACGTTACCCAGAGTTTCCCAGTGGACAACGTGATGGGAGACGAGGACGACGGCAAGTTGCTGGAGGTCCAGGGCGAAGCGCCTGGTCCTGAGCAGGATGGAGTCTCTGCTTTTGGCCACATGACATCCTTACTCGGCCTCAACCCGCACAACCTACAGGTAGGCCATTTGATTAGTCTTTCTGaattcaacaaaaataaaaatcaatttttatatTACTCTGGTGCCTTGAGAACAAACTCCAATTCCAGAAAACAAATTCTGTTAAGGGAGAGTTTGTCAACTTATCTAGTATTGTACTTAATGAAAATAGTAATATCAAACCTCATCTCTTGTAATGCCTCTGAGATTAATAGGCATACATTTAGAGGTATCACTATACTTGTTGCTATAAGAAATTTCAACCGTGAAACAAGAACACTGTCTCCTTTGGTTTTAGATCATGAAGGCATCTCTATTTGCTGAGGATGAGGACGAGAGTAACTTCTTCAGGGAGCCTTCCAAGAATTCCCCCAACTTCTCCTCTCCACAGTTTGTCCCACAAGGACGACCACCTGGTACAAATGTTAAAGCTTGACGTTGAACACCTACGGTGTTAGGTCATATTTTTCTCACAGACCAGAGTTTGCATTCAACtatctgaaatgtttttttcccggcCGTGGCCAGTGGGCGGTCTCCTTCAGGCTCGTTTTTCCTCTGGCCTGCTCCACGAGTCCCCTCGTGGGCCCGCTCCTGCCCGCTTACCGTATTGCGCGGCACCTGCTTCGTCCCCCTTCTCGCTGCCCCCTAAGCCTACGGAGCCCCCAGTGAGGACCGTTGGGGTCCGGCGGTTAGGAGGCCCCGTCCCACTAGAGAAATCAATCACACAAGGAAAGGCAAGTGGcaggcaacaggaagtgaccatgaTAGTTtcacaaattatatttttattttgtatttctttttgcgACTTGCAGGGACACTTACTGATGGACGCCGGTCTGTTCGCTGGTCGCTCCTTCCGTGTGGGTTGGGGTCCCGGCTGGACGCTGGCGCACAGTGGCTGTCGGCTAAGTTCGCCGCTGGACACGCAATTTTACCAGAAACAAGTGACAGACTTCAGTTTCCTGCCAACACATGCCGGCAGCAAACCGTAAGACACAAGTTGATGCAGACATTTTCTGATAAACTAACTACATTTGGAAAAACATTCCATCTTTCAAAAGTATTTGTGAATACTGTTTCACTTATCTTATGCCTGCATTTTCCATTTAGCCaccagaaatgttgaaaaaagGTCTTATGGACAGACCAAGTGAACTTAGGAGGATGTGTATCAGATGCAAATAATAATATCAATGTGAAATTCTTATACATTAATTACAAAAACATAACATTTCCAAAATAATATGAATAGTATTTAAAATGTACCTGACCCCTAAATCAATGGAACAATCCACATACATGAACTAAACTCATTACCGCTGCCTTCTGTCGGTTTCACCTACTGGTGAAGTTTGGCATTATTTTTACAATTGTTCTAGTTTTTACTAGCTAATCTGACTTGAGACACTGACTGCGTCCGAATTTTGTCAACTGTGACCTGACGCAGGTTGACGGAAAGCCCCTACAAGGTGGTTTTGGAGCAGCTGCTGGGTCCGGAGGCTCGTATGAGTGAGGAGCAGAGCCAAGAGGTCCTGGAGCAGCCCCTGGACATTTGCCTGAAGCACAGCACCATCAACACGGACGTCTCTGCTTGCCCTCAAGTGTGCCCAAACACTGGCGTGGCAGCACTTCACGAATACGCAGATTGGATTACCGAGCTCAGCGACAAGTGGGCAGACACCGACCGTAAGTCTACGTTTAATTACGTGTTTACCAACCGGCTAGAAAACAAATGGGTCAAAAGTAAGTGCGGAATGTAAACGCGTTGGGATTTATCAGGTATCCTAAGGAACAAGACTATAGTCCAAAtctgtccatttgaaaatgggtgACGTAttaaaaagcacaaaataagaaaatgaagACCGCGGACTGTTGAATAGCTAAAGCTATACTTCAAATAAGAATGGGAAGGAATTCCAGTTACAATGGTTGAACAGTTAGACTCATCAattccccaattttttttgaatattGATAGAGCGATGTGGTAAACATGGCCGTGTCCCAAGCTCTTTTGGAATATGTTGCAGTGCTAAAATTCTTAAGATTATTCATATTTGCTAATTACAAAGTTCCATCTAGTTGAACCTTAGAAACCTTAGAAAAATGtccttgtcacagtagcaagagggtgaaaatgcagatacaggaaaagacattttagacataaatagataggtaataaataagtaaatattattttatacatatatatatatatatatatatgtttattattatatatacacaccttAAATTGTGATTCCAAATTGTGTCTATAGATCTgtatattgttgaaaaaaactatttggGGAGACCAATAGtattgttcatttaaaatatgaattaaagtcacccattcattttgattgattttagatttttttttttttaaagaatgtccCACCCTGTTCAAAGTTGCATTCTTTTGCCTGTTGTCTTCAGCGCTTTTAGCCCACTGGTGTGAAGTATGGACGCTATGCGAGGCCCTGTGGGGCCTCCGGCCGCACACAGAGACCCAGGATGACTACGAGCGGCAACTGGAGAGGAGGCGCACCTTTTCCGCCTGGCTGTCTTGCCGCACTGCCCACCGGGTGGAGGAGGAAGTGGCGCTAGCCAGTAAAGGTCGCCACACGCAAGCCGTTTTCAGCTACCTGACGGGAAACCGCATCACCGAGGCGTGTAGTTTGGCGCAGAAGGAAGGTGAGTGGACTGtcgaaaatgacaaaaatgaaatgaagaacGCGGGACACGTGGTCTTTTCCTCGGCAGGAGACCACCGCTTGGCCCTGATGCTGTCACAAGCCGCCGCCTCGCAGTATAGCCGCGACCTGCTGGCCCTGCAGCTGGCCGACTGGAACCGCATGCAGACCGACACCCATCTGACGGAAGAACGCTTGCGAATCTTCACCCTGCTAGCTGGAAAGCCTGTAAGTTTGACCAGTTATCTTTGAAAAGGCAGAAGCAACAGCAGAAATTACTTGGATAATAATCTCATTTTATTGATTGTGATGGACTTTTTGTTTTGTAGGTGTGGCAGACGTCTGATTCGATAGTAAACACGTGCTTGCAGCTGGACTGGAAGCGTTGTGTGGCTGTTCACCTCTGGTTCATGTTACCACCAACCGCCTCCGTAGCTGACGCCCTCGCTAAGTATCAAGACGCCTTCCAGGTGAGTCCTCCGTCATCATTCGCCGAATAGTATGGCCCATCTAGACAGAATTTGGGAATAACAAGCCTACCTACTACTCTTGACAATTGACATCAAGTTTCTTATTGTTTTTACTTAGCTTTATTCATAAATCTATTTTTGATCGATGCACTCCGAGACAAGATTTCAGCTTCAGCAGCCTAATTCATTGCCATATTTCTTAACTTTGACTGCATTACCCCAAAATGTCATCACTGTTTCAACATAGCTTTCTGAAAATATGATAATACCTATTTTCGTTCTATAGTTATCTTGAACATACGGAAGTGAATTTTTCACCTCCACTTTTTGTCATAGGTTTCATCTACGGGCAGtggtaatatttaaaaataataatacaataaagATATGACAATACATTGGACAATTTAATTTGTATCAAAGTCTCGTGTTGTCCCATGAaaagatacatttaaaaattgcaGAAATGAGAGGGGTGTCCTCACTTTGTGAGATATTGTACATCAACATTTTTCAAGAATAAATCTATGGGTAGATCTTTTTGACTTGATCATTTCTTTAGTAGCTCACGTGCTGAAAATGTGTGAGCACCCCTGACCATTGAACATACACATTACTACTGAGCTTTGTTGGTGGcccgggaaaaaaaaggaagattgCGGGAGGTTGGCTCCTTTTAAAAAGAAGAGTTTAAGCAAAGAAAGTTTGAGCTCCTTTCTCTAATGGATGAATAGCCCTACCctacctgtgttttttttcttccccctgcAGGGATCATGCGATACTAGCAAATACGCCTGCGCACCCCTGCCTCCATACATGGAGGATGAGCCATCAGATATGGAttatgaagaggaggaggagtcaAAGCAACCTCTCTACGACGTCTGCTTCCACCTGCTTAAACTTTACAGCGACAGGTACCAACCAGTCCAGGAGACATTTCTCCACGGGATACCTTTTTCTGAAGACTTTCTTTTTGCGAACCGGTGCAGACACTACAGCCTGCCGCCGCTGCTGGAGCCTCTGAGCGCCACGTGGGACCGGCTGGACTTCCGCCTGAGTTGGCACTTGTGGGGCGTCCTGCAAGCGCTGCACTACAGCCACCTGAGCGCAGCCCGCCAGGCCCTGCTGCACACCAGCTACGCCGCTCAGCTGGAGAGCGGAGGGCTTTGGCACCTGGCCATATTCATCCTGCTGCACATACCGGATCACCGGTAGGCGCAGACCGTACGTCGATCACTGTCTCGGGCGCCGAAACCTTACGCCTCGCCCCCTTTTGTCGTCCTCTCCAGCCAGCGGGAGCGCGCGGTCCGGGCCGTGCTAATGCTGCACTGCGCCCCCCAGGAGACGGAAGAGTCGCTGCGAAGGGAACGATTCCTGACGGAGCGGCTGCTGGTGCCCGAGGAATGGATCCACGAGGCCAAGAGCACGCGTGCCCGCCACGACGGCGATAAGCACCAGGAGGCACTGCATCTCTATCGTGCCGGCAACTGGAGCCGCTGTCATAGGCTGCTCATGGCGCACCTGGCCGCAGGTACACGGAAAGTGgtcttactgtattttctcgcacattagccgcctttaaaaatgccttaaaattgttaaattttgcTATTTCCCTcctataagacgccccctgattcacaattttcacctccattttcatagggagtacaaatgttactttgaagggaaaaatcttaagaaaaatacattttgtttagcgttttatctgtttttttcttttctctattttgaaataaatgaccgtattggccgcattgtgaCGTTtcgtttgtcaccttgcagtttttttgcgccaaatacggcgtatatgcgagaaaatacggtaaatgacaGACTCCTGGTATTGacaatttaactttttttttttagattgcatCATCAACGACAACCACGCGTACCTTCTGGAGTTCCTGGAGGGGCTGTCGGCGCCCGAACGCAGCGCCACCATCCACGATTGGGACACGGCGGGAAAGGTCTACCTGGACTACATGCAGGTCACGCAGAGCTTGCGGGACATGCAGCAGGTGGGTGGCTCGGCGAGTTTCGGCAAATGGCGAGCTAATGACGTCTCCTTCCAGACGGAGAGCGGCGGCGGTGGCTACGAGCTGGAGCGTCTTCACACTCGTGTGACGTCGTTGTGCGGAAGGATTCAGCTGCTACCCTGTGGTAGCGCCAGAGACCGCTTGGCACAATCGGGTAAGTCATTGCTGTTTCGGCAACAGAACAGGAAAAAAtcacttatttttattatttaaatgcattttttttttattttcaaaacaaaaaaacatttcaactctTCTTTTTTGGGGAGGAGACTGGATAGATCATTTTCAAGTAGCAAATCAGGAGGGGCAAAAAGCCCTATTTTGCCAATGTTTTCTTTCGGCGTAATCGTTTTCTAACTTGGAAAAAGTTCAAATTGGATGAGGACAACCTTTTTATGGATGAAGTACAAGCTTCACATAAAAAGGGAATCCTACTTTCAAGGTTTTGGCTAACCTGGACACCCCTCCTATTTGTCACCATCAGAAATGGCTAAGTGCGTGGCCAACATCTTGCGTGTGGTGCAGAGCCTTCAGCATGACGCGAGCGTGCCGTCATCACTGCCACCTCCGCTTTCCCAGCTTGTGCCGCACCTCACGCAACTGCCCATGCCCGAGGACTACGGCATGGAAGAGCTACGGGGCCTCGCGATGTCATACTTGCTGACCATCGGCCAATGATCACGATTTCCCGCGGCTTCGATTACCTTAGCGTAGAACTATGGCAATTTGTCTATATCCCAGGAAAGGCCATAAATCTATCTGGATGTTTTATGAtaagaaaagcaaaacaaaaacgaGTGGAAAAAATGACTGATGGTCtatttttgtagatttttgtttttcctttggaGTGTTTGTAAGCAtatgaagaaaaatgttttgaaaatgtttgcaaGTGGCTTCACCTGACTTCCATTgtttttagatatattaaaCACACTTTTGTACAAATGGGCTGATaaggtgttatttttgttatgtGACAACTCTGATCTGATTTAAGTGTTAAAGTTCAATAAAGTTGAGTACAAATTAAGCTGCTTTGCTCATGTCTCGTTTGTAAAAATAATACTCCAATGGTGATTATGTTAAATTTTACACTACAAATTTCACAAAACTGAAATGAGTAtattagcactctaaattgccccgaggtatgggtgtgattgtGCATGGTTGGTTGTCCGTGGCTCcagcagcaccccccgcgaccctaatgaggataaagcgttcagaaaatgagaagctCTTAATTGTACCTCCATGAGTTCACCTGCCTACCAGTAGGTGGCGGCAAAGGGCATATACACCATTAAGGCTCACTGAAGAAGCCGAAGCTGTCCGAGGTAGATCGAGTCGAGCTCTCAGAATCACCTGAGGGATAGCCCGAATCACCTCAGACCGTCCGTCGTTCTTCTTGCTTCCTTTCTCGGGTGGCCTCTTGTGGTCTTTTTAGAAGGACCACTAAGGTGAATCGTAGTTTCTGTGTGAATCGGGAGCAGTTTGAGCGACAATAATGCCGTCGTTGCTCTTCTGCGGCCCCAAAATGGCTGCGTGTGGCATCGTTATCAGTATCTGGGGCGTCATCATGCTGGTAAGAAAGACTAAACCCACAGCATTATTCTACTCATATCTATCGTTTGGTAACGTAAAAATGACGGCGACAATTTGCGTAAATGTGGCACAAACGCGTTTGGGTCGAGTTAAACTGCGTGTAGAAACGCAGTGCCAACCGTTATTCAGTAGCAAGAAATACATTTCGACAAACACAAGAGCATTGTGGTTGTAGTTGTTTCAGAATTAAATGTTTCGCTGAAATGTACCTAAAACTACCAATGAACATTGAATAAAATTTCTTCGGATCATGTGATTTATTTTCACCTTCACGTGACTTCTCAAAACAGGAAGTGTCAAAATAGCCCCTCAACATACAAAGTGATTTATCGATTGTGATTACATTGTGTTGACATTTATGAAGCAAACATCAAATTTGTTAATGAAATGAAACACTGCTGACAATCATTTGTCGAAATTCAGcttgtttaatttttatttttgtaggcAATGCTGGGAATCTTCTTCAGCGCCAAGTCTGCCGTCCTCATTGAGGACGTGCCATTTACCGAGGAGGACATCCGCAACGAGTCAGTAAtagtttgtttccatttttttgtgccaTCATAAGTATGCGCAAATGTCAAAAATCTTTGAACATGCCCTGTGCCAGAAGCTTGTTTTCCTGTTCTTGAGCTCACTTGTTTGTCATTTTCCACAGTCAACATCCTCCTCAGACTATATACGGTCTGTACAGTCAAGTTGGCATCAACTGCTTCATCGCCGCCAGTGTTTACGTGGCAGTGGGTGCCGTGTCGCTGTGCCAGGTTCGGCTCAACAAGCGGCAAGAGTACATGGTGACATAAGTCGACACTCACTGCGGCCCATTGGCTGGAGGAAGCTTATTCCTTTTTGGTGTTCAAATCCCGTAATTTATTGCAAGTTTGGTGTTCACGTAGTCATTCCCTATCACAGTTGTGACATTGTTGACGTTCTTTTCCAAGTTGAAACGTGACACGAAGTGTGTATGTCAAAGTGAAAGTCAGAATGTGGTTTTGTGTGGTAATAAAGGGTCCAAAAAATCTTTTGGGGGGTTATTGTGGTGTAGTGGACATTTTCACTGAGGTGTCTTCTCACCTTTGTTGCTAACATTTTAGCCTAAAATTTTTATAC
The nucleotide sequence above comes from Stigmatopora argus isolate UIUO_Sarg chromosome 22, RoL_Sarg_1.0, whole genome shotgun sequence. Encoded proteins:
- the nup98 gene encoding nuclear pore complex protein Nup98-Nup96 isoform X2; protein product: MFNKSFGTPFGGGSGGFGTSSTFGQQSGLFGSSTFSQPPTSSTSTTFGFAAPSATSTSLFGNAAAGNTAAAGLFSQQNNAFSANKPTTFGSFGTSTSTGGLFGSTNTTANPFGGATSLFGGSGFSATQQPGTTVKFNAPTGNDTMVKGGVTTNINTKHQCITAMKEYENKSLEELRLEDYQAGRKGATNQMPAATGGLFSAAAPTSTAPTGLFGSAAANNNFSFGQNKTTFGQAAPGGFSGTTGGLFSQPNQQQAGSLFKPFGQTTTAPSSGFSFGNTNTMGQASTSTMGLFGNTAASQSGSLFGTAQASTATGFGAAGGLFGQAATGFGTVGTQPSIFGNKASGFGATTTSAPSFGTGSGIFGNKPALTLGTAANPSTFGAFGTNTAGGNLFGNKSATGGLGTGLGTAFGAAMGTGTTSLFGNNQTKLGSTLGTIGTFGATGFNSGTSALGFGAPQQHVALTDPNVAAAQQAMLQQQFSVLAYSPYGDSPLFRNPLSDPKKKEERLKPTNPTAQKALTTPTHYKLTPRPATRVRPKALTSSGGSKSQLFDGLDDDEPSLINGAFIPRKSIKKLVLKNLNSSQYNSPINKDSDDLALPSAYLQNGHRQAEEDDPSMALGQSGGQVDADLEITHFYVNPIAKPIPQGRGHSNLQDTICELNVHKAPRNGLELSNEEMSASFGEESLQEERDEGLQDSNQPPHPAGIVLRRVGYYTIPSIEELADMVDDGGECVVDNFTIGRKGYGSIFFPGSVNVTGLDLDEIVHFRRKEVIVYPDDKKKPSEGEGLNRRAEVTLDGVWPNDKTSCTQIRSPERLTDMNYEGRLEKAARKQGARFLEYRPETGSWVFEVSHFSKYGLKDSDEDEDVPLKTDPKKLKTTMPLPASRLPQPPPPSQQHVAPLSQSAPLMDPTGAVTELDSDMADVTQSFPVDNVMGDEDDGKLLEVQGEAPGPEQDGVSAFGHMTSLLGLNPHNLQIMKASLFAEDEDESNFFREPSKNSPNFSSPQFVPQGRPPVGGLLQARFSSGLLHESPRGPAPARLPYCAAPASSPFSLPPKPTEPPVRTVGVRRLGGPVPLEKSITQGKGHLLMDAGLFAGRSFRVGWGPGWTLAHSGCRLSSPLDTQFYQKQVTDFSFLPTHAGSKPLTESPYKVVLEQLLGPEARMSEEQSQEVLEQPLDICLKHSTINTDVSACPQVCPNTGVAALHEYADWITELSDKWADTDPLLAHWCEVWTLCEALWGLRPHTETQDDYERQLERRRTFSAWLSCRTAHRVEEEVALASKGRHTQAVFSYLTGNRITEACSLAQKEGDHRLALMLSQAAASQYSRDLLALQLADWNRMQTDTHLTEERLRIFTLLAGKPVWQTSDSIVNTCLQLDWKRCVAVHLWFMLPPTASVADALAKYQDAFQGSCDTSKYACAPLPPYMEDEPSDMDYEEEEESKQPLYDVCFHLLKLYSDRHYSLPPLLEPLSATWDRLDFRLSWHLWGVLQALHYSHLSAARQALLHTSYAAQLESGGLWHLAIFILLHIPDHRQRERAVRAVLMLHCAPQETEESLRRERFLTERLLVPEEWIHEAKSTRARHDGDKHQEALHLYRAGNWSRCHRLLMAHLAADCIINDNHAYLLEFLEGLSAPERSATIHDWDTAGKVYLDYMQVTQSLRDMQQTESGGGGYELERLHTRVTSLCGRIQLLPCGSARDRLAQSEMAKCVANILRVVQSLQHDASVPSSLPPPLSQLVPHLTQLPMPEDYGMEELRGLAMSYLLTIGQ